The Salvia miltiorrhiza cultivar Shanhuang (shh) chromosome 1, IMPLAD_Smil_shh, whole genome shotgun sequence genome has a window encoding:
- the LOC131005094 gene encoding pyrophosphate-energized vacuolar membrane proton pump-like isoform X1: MALLSDLGTEIVIPACAVIGIIFSLVQWFVVSRVKVSAERAGDAVAKNGKNGCADYLIEEEEAINDHNVVAKCAEIQNAISEGATSFLFTEYQYVGIFMVAFAVLIFLFLGSVEGFSTSFRPCTYDQEKLCKPALATAIFSTVSFLLGAITSVVSGFLGMKIATYANARTTLEARKGVGKAFIVAFRSGAVMGFLLAANGLLVLYITINLFKIYYGDDWEGLFEAITGYGLGGSSMALFGRVGGGIYTKAADVGADLVGKVERNIPEDDPRNPAVIADNVGDNVGDIAGMGSDLFGSYAEASCAALVVASISSFGITHDFTGMCYPLLISSMGILVCLITTLFATDFFEIKAVKEIEPALKNQLIISTILMTVGIAIVTWTCLPSSFTIFNFGVQKDVKNWQLFLCVCVGLWAGLIIGFVTEYYTSNAYSPVQDVADSCRTGAATNVIFGLALGYKSVIIPIFAIAVGIFVSFTFAAMYGIAVAALGMLSTIATGLAIDAYGPISDNAGGIAEMAGMSHRIRERTDALDAAGNTTAAIGKGFAIGSAALVSLALFGAFVSRAGISSVDVLTPKVFIGLLVGAMLPYWFSAMTMKSVGSAALKMVEEVRRQFNTIPGLMEGLAKPDYATCVKISTDASIKEMIPPGALVMLTPLIVGTFFGVETLSGVLAGSLVSGVQIAISASNTGGAWDNAKKYIEAGASEHARTLGPKGSEPHKAAVIGDTIGDPLKDTSGPSLNILIKLMAVESLVFAPFFATHGGLLFKLF, from the exons ATGGCATTGCTGTCAGATCTGGGGACGGAGATCGTGATTCCGGCGTGCGCCGTCATCGGAATCATCTTCTCACTCGTTCAGTGGTTCGTCGTCTCCCGCGTCAAGGTCTCGGCAGAGCGCGCCGGAGACGCGGTGGCCAAGAACGGGAAGAATGGGTGCGCCGACTACTTGATTGAAGAGGAGGAAGCCATTAATGACCACAACGTCGTCGCCAAGTGCGCCGAGATTCAGAACGCCATTTCTGAGG GTGCTACATCTTTCTTGTTTACGGAATACCAATATGTGGGAATTTTCATGGTTGCTTTCGCAGTCCTCATCTTCCTGTTCCTGGGTTCAGTTGAGGGTTTCAGCACAAGTTTCCGGCCTTGTACTTATGATCAGGAGAAGCTTTGCAAGCCTGCTCTTGCAACTGCTATCTTCAGTACAGTTTCCTTCTTGCTTGGTGCCATCACCTCTGTCGTTTCTGGTTTCCTCGGGATGAAAATTGCAACCTATGCAAATGCAAGGACAACATTGGAAGCTAGAAAAGGTGTTGGAAAAGCTTTCATTGTTGCATTCAGATCTGGCGCAGTTATGGGTTTTCTGCTTGCTGCAAATGGCCTATTGGTTTTATACATTACCATCAATCTATTCAAGATCTACTATGGTGATGATTGGGAAGGACTTTTTGAGGCAATCACTGGATATGGTCTTGGTGGATCCTCCATGGCTTTGTTCGGAAGAGTCGGGGGTGGTATTTACACCAAGGCTGCTGATGTTGGGGCAGATCTTGTTGGAAAGGTTGAAAGGAATATTCCCGAAGATGATCCTAGGAACCCTGCT GTGATTGCTGACAATGTTGGTGATAATGTTGGAGATATTGCTGGAATGGGGTCTGATCTTTTTGGTTCGTACGCTGAGGCATCTTGTGCTGCTCTTGTCGTGGCTTCGATATCATCTTTTGGAATTACCCATGACTTCACTGGAATGTGCTATCCGTTGCTTATTAGTTCCATGGGTATCCTGGTCTGTTTAATCACTACTCTCTTTGCTACTGACTTTTTTGAGATAAAGGCTGTCAAGGAGATTGAACCAGCATTAAAGAATCAACTTATCATATCCACTATTCTTATGACTGTGGGAATTGCAATTGTCACCTGGACTTGCCTGCCATCATCATTCACAATCTTCAATTTTGGTGTTCAGAAAGATGTGAAAAACTG GCAGCTATTCCTCTGCGTTTGTGTTGGACTTTGGGCTGGACTTATCATTGGATTTGTGACTGAATATTACACCAGCAATGCCTACAG CCCTGTCCAAGATGTTGCTGATTCCTGCAGAACCGGTGCTGCAACCAATGTTATATTTGGGCTTGCCTTGGGATACAAATCAGTCATTATTCCCATTTTTGCCATTGCTGTTGGCATCTTTGTTAGTTTCACATTTGCTGCTATGTATGGTATTGCTGTAGCAGCTCTGGGAATGCTAAGCACAATTGCTACTGGTTTAGCCATTGATGCTTATGGCCCCATCAGTGATAATGCTGGAGGTATAGCTGAGATGGCTGGCATGAGCCACAGGATTCGTGAGAGGACTGATGCCCTTGATGCTGCTGGGAACACCACTGCTGCTATTGGAAAG GGTTTTGCCATTGGGTCTGCTGCACTCGTCTCGTTGGCACTTTTTGGCGCCTTTGTGAGCCGTGCTGGAATTTCTTCTGTTGATGTTCTGACGCCCAAAGTCTTCATTGGATTGCTTGTTGGAGCTATGCTGCCGTACTGGTTCTCTGCCATGACCATGAAGAGTGTGGGAAGCGCAGCTTTGAAGATGGTGGAGGAAGTCCGCAGGCAGTTCAACACCATCCCGGGTCTAATGGAGGGTCTTGCCAAGCCCGACTATGCTACATGTGTGAAGATCTCCACTGATGCTTCAATTAAGGAAATGATCCCCCCAGGTGCCCTAGTCATGCTCACACCCCTCATAGTCGGCACATTTTTCGGTGTCGAGACCCTCTCTGGTGTTCTTGCTGGCTCACTTGTTTCTGGCGTCCAG ATCGCGATTTCTGCATCCAACACTGGTGGTGCATGGGACAATGCAAAGAAGTATATCGAG GCTGGTGCTTCGGAGCATGCGAGAACTCTGGGGCCGAAAGGATCCGAACCACATAAGGCGGCTGTGATTGGTGACACCATCGGAGACCCTCTGAAGGACACTTCAGGTCCGTCGCTCAACATCCTGATCAAGCTGATGGCGGTGGAGTCACTCGTGTTTGCTCCCTTCTTCGCGACTCACGGCGGTCTGCTGTTTAAACTCTTCTGA
- the LOC131005094 gene encoding pyrophosphate-energized vacuolar membrane proton pump-like isoform X2 translates to MIKVSFISNSIVLCTATRYLRNIDDISSQVFFMLVHFLAVPIVHIAENTLLNSIYGFGGTYNLFNCKAFLFNVLHNLNWLIDFGATSFLFTEYQYVGIFMVAFAVLIFLFLGSVEGFSTSFRPCTYDQEKLCKPALATAIFSTVSFLLGAITSVVSGFLGMKIATYANARTTLEARKGVGKAFIVAFRSGAVMGFLLAANGLLVLYITINLFKIYYGDDWEGLFEAITGYGLGGSSMALFGRVGGGIYTKAADVGADLVGKVERNIPEDDPRNPAVIADNVGDNVGDIAGMGSDLFGSYAEASCAALVVASISSFGITHDFTGMCYPLLISSMGILVCLITTLFATDFFEIKAVKEIEPALKNQLIISTILMTVGIAIVTWTCLPSSFTIFNFGVQKDVKNWQLFLCVCVGLWAGLIIGFVTEYYTSNAYSPVQDVADSCRTGAATNVIFGLALGYKSVIIPIFAIAVGIFVSFTFAAMYGIAVAALGMLSTIATGLAIDAYGPISDNAGGIAEMAGMSHRIRERTDALDAAGNTTAAIGKGFAIGSAALVSLALFGAFVSRAGISSVDVLTPKVFIGLLVGAMLPYWFSAMTMKSVGSAALKMVEEVRRQFNTIPGLMEGLAKPDYATCVKISTDASIKEMIPPGALVMLTPLIVGTFFGVETLSGVLAGSLVSGVQIAISASNTGGAWDNAKKYIEAGASEHARTLGPKGSEPHKAAVIGDTIGDPLKDTSGPSLNILIKLMAVESLVFAPFFATHGGLLFKLF, encoded by the exons ATGATAAAAGTATCTTTTATAAGTAATTCTATAGTATTATGTACAGCGACAAGATATCTGAGGAATATTGATGATATTAGTTCTCAGGTGTTTTTTATGCTGGTCCATTTTCTTGCCGTTCCCATCGTTCACATAGCTGAAAATACATTGTTGAATTCTATATATGGATTTGGAGGCACCTATAACTTATTTAATTGCAAAGCATTTTTGTTCAATGTTCTGCACAACCTAAATTGGTTAATTGACTTTG GTGCTACATCTTTCTTGTTTACGGAATACCAATATGTGGGAATTTTCATGGTTGCTTTCGCAGTCCTCATCTTCCTGTTCCTGGGTTCAGTTGAGGGTTTCAGCACAAGTTTCCGGCCTTGTACTTATGATCAGGAGAAGCTTTGCAAGCCTGCTCTTGCAACTGCTATCTTCAGTACAGTTTCCTTCTTGCTTGGTGCCATCACCTCTGTCGTTTCTGGTTTCCTCGGGATGAAAATTGCAACCTATGCAAATGCAAGGACAACATTGGAAGCTAGAAAAGGTGTTGGAAAAGCTTTCATTGTTGCATTCAGATCTGGCGCAGTTATGGGTTTTCTGCTTGCTGCAAATGGCCTATTGGTTTTATACATTACCATCAATCTATTCAAGATCTACTATGGTGATGATTGGGAAGGACTTTTTGAGGCAATCACTGGATATGGTCTTGGTGGATCCTCCATGGCTTTGTTCGGAAGAGTCGGGGGTGGTATTTACACCAAGGCTGCTGATGTTGGGGCAGATCTTGTTGGAAAGGTTGAAAGGAATATTCCCGAAGATGATCCTAGGAACCCTGCT GTGATTGCTGACAATGTTGGTGATAATGTTGGAGATATTGCTGGAATGGGGTCTGATCTTTTTGGTTCGTACGCTGAGGCATCTTGTGCTGCTCTTGTCGTGGCTTCGATATCATCTTTTGGAATTACCCATGACTTCACTGGAATGTGCTATCCGTTGCTTATTAGTTCCATGGGTATCCTGGTCTGTTTAATCACTACTCTCTTTGCTACTGACTTTTTTGAGATAAAGGCTGTCAAGGAGATTGAACCAGCATTAAAGAATCAACTTATCATATCCACTATTCTTATGACTGTGGGAATTGCAATTGTCACCTGGACTTGCCTGCCATCATCATTCACAATCTTCAATTTTGGTGTTCAGAAAGATGTGAAAAACTG GCAGCTATTCCTCTGCGTTTGTGTTGGACTTTGGGCTGGACTTATCATTGGATTTGTGACTGAATATTACACCAGCAATGCCTACAG CCCTGTCCAAGATGTTGCTGATTCCTGCAGAACCGGTGCTGCAACCAATGTTATATTTGGGCTTGCCTTGGGATACAAATCAGTCATTATTCCCATTTTTGCCATTGCTGTTGGCATCTTTGTTAGTTTCACATTTGCTGCTATGTATGGTATTGCTGTAGCAGCTCTGGGAATGCTAAGCACAATTGCTACTGGTTTAGCCATTGATGCTTATGGCCCCATCAGTGATAATGCTGGAGGTATAGCTGAGATGGCTGGCATGAGCCACAGGATTCGTGAGAGGACTGATGCCCTTGATGCTGCTGGGAACACCACTGCTGCTATTGGAAAG GGTTTTGCCATTGGGTCTGCTGCACTCGTCTCGTTGGCACTTTTTGGCGCCTTTGTGAGCCGTGCTGGAATTTCTTCTGTTGATGTTCTGACGCCCAAAGTCTTCATTGGATTGCTTGTTGGAGCTATGCTGCCGTACTGGTTCTCTGCCATGACCATGAAGAGTGTGGGAAGCGCAGCTTTGAAGATGGTGGAGGAAGTCCGCAGGCAGTTCAACACCATCCCGGGTCTAATGGAGGGTCTTGCCAAGCCCGACTATGCTACATGTGTGAAGATCTCCACTGATGCTTCAATTAAGGAAATGATCCCCCCAGGTGCCCTAGTCATGCTCACACCCCTCATAGTCGGCACATTTTTCGGTGTCGAGACCCTCTCTGGTGTTCTTGCTGGCTCACTTGTTTCTGGCGTCCAG ATCGCGATTTCTGCATCCAACACTGGTGGTGCATGGGACAATGCAAAGAAGTATATCGAG GCTGGTGCTTCGGAGCATGCGAGAACTCTGGGGCCGAAAGGATCCGAACCACATAAGGCGGCTGTGATTGGTGACACCATCGGAGACCCTCTGAAGGACACTTCAGGTCCGTCGCTCAACATCCTGATCAAGCTGATGGCGGTGGAGTCACTCGTGTTTGCTCCCTTCTTCGCGACTCACGGCGGTCTGCTGTTTAAACTCTTCTGA